The DNA sequence ATCACCCCAGCCTCCTGTCACTGGGGAAGTGAGGACGCATCAGCTTGAGGGTCTGCACATATCCTGTCTTGTTCTGCCCTCTTCCTTCTGTCCTTTGTTCCTCTTTTCCTAGGTCTCTTCTGCAATTAGGAGAGACTTTCAGGAGCTTGCACCCCTTCCAGCTGGAGTGGGGGCTAAGGAGGAGTGAGGGAGATGGGGGTGCTCTTGATTGCTTTGTGCCTTACCTAACTCCAGCCCTTTGCTCGAGAGTTTCTCAGTATCGGAGGGGAACGGGCTGCTTAAGTGTGAATGGCTTCAGAGCAGCCGGAAAGGGTTGAAGAAAGAGACAATCTTATTCCTGTTAGCATCCCAACCAGGACAAGGGGAGGTTTTTCCCTGCCTGGCCTCATTGCAGCACAGATCCAATGGACAGGTGAAGCAACACAACAGCAGCCTCTGTTTAAcccggaaaaaaaaattcagagcaaaCCTACAGGCTGTTCTGCACAAAGAGAGAAGGCAGCAGTTTCTTTTCTGAGTGAAACCAAGAGCCCTCTGGTGGGCAAAAGAGGAGGGCGCCTTTTCAGTCTGAAAACAATCCTTCTGTCATCCACACAACACGTTGCAACCCCACCACTGAAGGTGCAGTCAAAGGCGTGCCAGATGTAGTGTACATGAGCGACACTTCCGCCCCCTTTAAATTAAACTTTTGCTTTGTTCCACCTGAGCAGGTGATGACAACAGTTTCAGTAGCACAGTTTCTATTAATGCGTTCAGTCAGAACAACACTGGCACAGGAAACTGGCACAGGAAACTGGCACAGGAAAAGAAGATGCCCAGCTCTATTTATCCCAGAATCCTTTGTATTCCTAGCGGGAAGATAGCTTAAGTCTTTGGGTGAAAGGCCCAATTTTGCACCAATAACATAGTTATTTTCCCCTATTCTGGAGTTCATGTCTCCTGCCAACAAAATTAAAGGATCATTATACTGGTTAAATAAATTAGAAAGAACCAAATCTAATTCAGAAAATAATAAATTTCCATCACACCGTAAAATCTCAGGAGGGCAATACATATTCAACAGAAAAAGTTTAAAACCTGCAGGCCAAGAAACCTGTGGAGTTAGAATATTGGGACTAGAGCCCATATTCCACTCTGTAATAGTTGGGTTTCCATCACGTAtttgaagggctgtcacacagcATAAAGGGAGGACTGAATGTAAGAGTTGTCCAGTACTGGAACAGTGTGCTTCATGCAGCCGTGGGTTCTCCCTTGTTTGAAGTTTCATGCAGAGGCTGGATAGTCACCAGGGATGCTGTAGCTGCCAGCACTGAGCTGTattcagggatgctgtagttgctgtagttgccagcactgagcagggggaacttgagctgctggaggtcttgggggaagggaacatttatccccttgccctagggtaagccccagcggCTGCAATGGACAGACGTGTCTGGCCTCTGCTGGCTCAGAGGACCCTTCGGAGACAAGGGAAGCTCACaggaggggtgtgggggaggggcatggaCCCGattcatggataagtgaatctgtggataccaacaAAATATGTTGGTTACAGTTGAAATATATGATGTTATTAAAGAATGAAAAAAGGTTATTACAGTCTACGTTTATGTTCTCCAAAGCATGTCAAATGCATCATCCCAATAAACGTAAGAATTCTTTAAAGGAAATAAACTTGGGTAATCAACAAAGCCATGTAATACTTTTATCATTATAGTGATACATTTTTTACATTATACATTTTTACATTACAATTATCAAAGACAAAATAGAAAATTAAACTGTGCATAGACAAATTTTGGTTCCCCTATCATAACTTAATTTCATCTGCATTTATTCCATTAACAATAATTTATTACTTTTACAGCCTGCCCTTACTCCAGGGAGCTCAGGCTGGCATTCACAATTCTGTCCATTTCCATTCCATCTTCACCACACCCATGCGAGGTAGAGGTATGCAAGGCTGAGGTATGGCCCAAGGTTATCCATACCATGCGAGGCTGAGGTATGGCCCAAGGTTATCCATAAGTTTCACGGTGAGAAATCGACCCTGAATTTTTCTAGTCATAGTCCAACACTAACCACTACACAGTGCCACTTGTTAATTTGTCTTTCTGTTGAATCATTTACGTGTGTCTATTTGGCAAAGAGTTTTTTTAGTGCTGCCAACACATCCTGGTTTCTCAGGCTGTATATGAAAGGGTTCATTGTGGCGGGAACAATAGTACTAAACACTGAATTAATCATGGCCATTTGTCCTGTGTAGGAAGTTGTGGGTATCATGTATGTCAGCATAGCACCTCCAAAAAACAGACATACTACAAAAAGATGAGACAAGCAGGTCCCCAAGGCCTTGTGGCTTCTTTCCGAGGAGTGCGACCTGAGAACTTGCAAAAGAATGGCGATGTAGGAAGTCAGGACAATCGAGAGAGGAATAAGAAGCACCAGGGAAGTTTCAAGGTATGTTATTTTCTCATACGTAGAATAGTCAGAGCAGGAGAGCCTTAAGAGGGCAGGATACTCACAGAAGTATTGGATAATTACATTTGACTTGCAGTAGGGAAGAGGCAGGACATAAAGGGCATTTGTCATAGCTTGTAGAGAAGATCCAAACCAAGCACACCCTGATAAAATGTAGCAGATTTTCCTTCGCATGAGGACTGGGTATTGCAAAGGCCTGCAAATGGCCACATACCTGTCATACGACATGGTGGTCAGGATGAAGCATTCGGCTCCTCCCACAGTAAGTGTGACAAAAATCTGGACCGCACAGCCGTAGAGTGAAATTCCATAACTCTGGGTTACAAAATTCACTGTCATTTTGGGAAAAATGGTGAGAACCTGGCAGAGGTCCATGATGGATAACTGActgaggaaaaagtacatgggggtCTGAAGACCAGAGTCCGTTCtaatgaggaagaggagaaggccaTTGCCCATCACAGCAATAGCAAACATGAAGAGAATCACACTGAGAAAAATAGTGGGCAACTTTTGATGCTGAAGTCCGACAAGAAGAAACACAGTCCACGAAGTAGTGTTCTCCTTGCCCATTGACCCTTCATTTGTCTGGACTTCACCTGAAAATGTAAAGGGAGAATTTAATTTCTGAAACTAAAGGGAAAAGCCAGGATCTCAATTTACTGCTGTGCTTATGGAAGCTTCTCCTGTGAATGGAAGTTGTGTTGTACTCATGGAAGGTTGGGAGGCCTTGCATGAGAAGAATTGCCCCTTTGGCTCATAGAAGGAATGTCTGCATGGCATACCGGATAAGTTAGGCTCAGTCCCATTAAAACAGATACTATGAATGGCAAAAGAATTTTTAAACAATCAcgtgaaacagattttttttgctTCCGTTACTATAGTGTGCTTCAATTATATTTAAAAGCATGAAATGCAATGTCTAATACATTTCTGTTTACTTGATAATTGTTGAAATGGCATCCGCTGTGTTATTTGCACTGTTGAGTAATGTGACTGCTTTGTTTCCTAGGTTTGGTTGTACAtgctaaggaaggaaggaaggaaggaaggaaggattttcCATTAATTTCTTCATACAAAGCAACAGATACTGGGATAGATCTAGGTATATCACAGGTAGCATTACCATGAGTAGGATCAGTTCCTTAAAAATGAGAGAATTTGTGCCTTGGGGTTTTGCAACTGAAGGATACTCAAAAATAATTCAACATACTCACAAAATAATGTTTTGAACCCTAAATCTAGCTAGCTCTGGCAGAGTGCAATTATCAAAACCCATGTTGCTTTTAGATGAAAAGGGTGCTTCTTCTATGTTGACagttcactaagggcccaatcctgaacaatgtGCACAGGCTCACTGCCGGTGCACTATaccacaaacgtgctgtaaggcaggCTTGTAGGGgttagtgccagcccagtgcagtAGCAGGCTCAGcgcgagcccatgctgggccgGTGCCTATCGGCGGCCAGTGCAACTTTGCCTGGCATTCTGggcaactgccaggcagtggagaggtaagttggggtggacagggagtcggggggaggtgttccagggtagggtgggtgggagggaggcatggctgaggggagtgggcaggagggggcagttcTGAACTGGTAGAGCTCAGATCAGCtgaatccagagccccatgttgggcctgctggactgacatgggactcctttaCTCTGCGCagactaaatagctggtgcagagttgagtagccctattgcagggctattGTCCTTATTCAGGGGGGACGGACGAATGTTCCCTTTCTGTAAGGACGCTTTGGGAGccgccagcagctgcccaaacacccataggatgcagcagcaaccatttcggtgccactgcagccttgtgcaccgggtagctcaggactgggctgcccgatCACACAATCAAACATTTTATTGCTTAACCTTTCAGTATAAACTGAAGATAATGTGCAAAACATTCAAGTAACTATTTGTAGCATGATATCAAAACAAACCATTCTCAGGTCCCTGGAAAACATTGATTTTACAGACCCCAGTCTGTTCATGTTTTTTGTACACAAAACTTTACAAAATCCACACAAAACTACTTTACTAATTCAATGTAAATAtggggatttgtgtgtgtgtgtgagtgtgcgcACGTGCTTTATTTAGTGCCATTTGGATTGAATGgagagaatggatagagagagggtcccccgtccccccacaaTACTAGTCATTAACTGATTGGTGAGAAATTTAGGAGACACAGAATGAGGTACTTCTTCAAgacagcatataattagtctgtggaattcattgtcagAAGATGAGCTGATGGCCACTAGCTAGGGTGGCTTTAAAAGTGGATCAGACAAAGTAATAGAGGCCAAGTCTACCAATAGCTACTAGCCATTATGGCTATGCACTAATTCTAGGTTAGGTGACAAACCATACAGCATGGCCAGGCCACTGCAACAAACAGTGACATTCTGTGGCCATGCAATAGAAGCCTGCCAGAGAGCCTCAGTGTTGGTAtgccagtatgtggggtgggtaGATTGGCGTGGTGAGGGGCCAGAAAGGGGTGTGTGAAGGGGACAGTATTAACAGGAGCAGTACCACCAATATgatgtcctatcccccttcccagccttgatccacctttccGGCTCAGGCTTGCACtatcaaaattgctggcacagatcgaAGTTGaaccatttgggcagcagagatTCACCctgggtgagggaacaaatgttcctttgtctggaggagacctctgggaacTGTCCCCCTTGCAGAATGCAGTACACActctaatataataataatataataatatacagtatttatataccgcctttcttggtctttattcaaggctttattcaaggcggtttacataggcaggcttattaaatccacgcagggatttttacaaattgaaagaaggttctttctttcaagaaccactacattcaaggtgttacgctccgatctggtttaacattctggcctccatcctcccacgctccgagcagatggaacagctcagctgcagcttgccagctgcttcaaggtcgcacggtgccggtggcctcgaactggcgaccttgtggatgttaatcttcaggcaaatggaggctctaccctctagaccagacctgctgcCCACAGTGACCACCACTctagtggtgtggctgcatcatttggggggggggggtaaggtaaggattgggctgtaattcataCACTACAGCAAGATCTACCATATCAAAAAACAGGAAGAAATTTGCTTGTCCCCTGTACCAATTAAAGGTTCACCCCAGCAGAGTGGAGAAGTAAACAAGGTGCAAGGCGACAGGTCTACCCTTCAAAGGAAATATTAACGATTACTCTTCTATTGGATCTTTACAGGACCACAAATTACACAGAGAGTACAAGCTATACAGAAGTGAAGAATTACATACCTGTGATAACTGCATGTGTTTGCAATGTCAACTTGAAGCGGATgtgatttgcttttattttttttgaaggaACTAGTCGGCAAACATCAACTAGATGTTGCAGTGGGTTTAATTAAAGGTTGTTCATTATTAACTCTACCATAACTTCTCCAAACTGTCTTCTGGGAATAGTTTTACAATCTTTTATCCTAATGAAAGAATGactcccatttttttaaaaaagaagtccattgctgtgaatgaatgaaatattcaaATTTCATTTTGAAAGGCTGAATTTTTTTTACACTCACAGCCAGGAAGAATGTCATGATCAATATCCAACATCACAACACCATAGAAACAAGTACTTTCTCAGTTCCTTTTTCACCAATTAAAACATTTAGGATTGTCATACCCAAACCCCTTAATTTAAGATTGCTTGCAAAAGTAGAAGCAATCCAGACCATCTGAATTCTGAAAAATCACTGCCTCTTAAAGGGGAACATTTTCCCTTCTCTGTCTACAGCCAACATTTTGTCATCTTTACTTAGCTTCTCTGATCCATTATTTTAATGTGCCTTTAAATCAGAGGCAGCACTTTCATCATCCACTGATCTCCAGTGTTTAAAAGCaccaaggacataagaacataagaacagccccactggatcaggccataggcccatctagtccagcttcctgtatcttacagcggcccaccaaatgccccagggagcacaccagataacctcatcctggtgccctcccttgcatctggcattctgacataacccatttctaaaatcaggaggttgcacatacacatcatgtcttgtaccccgtaatggatttttcctccagaaacttgtctaatccccttttaaaggcgtctaggctagacgccagcaccacatcctgtggcaaggagttccacagaccgaccacacgctgagtaaagaaatattttcttttgtctgtcctaacccgccaaacactcaattttactggatgtcccctggttctggtattatgtgagagtgtaaagagcatctccctatccactctgtccatcccctgcataattttgtatgtctcaatcatgtcccccctcaggcgcctcttttctaggctgaagaggcccaaacgctgtagcctttcctcataaggaaggtgccccagcccagtaatcatcttagtcactctcttttgtagAAATGCTTAGTTTTCTTCATCTTTAGGGAATTTGGTCACAACACTTTTATTGGGGTGGGATGACAGGGGATCCACAATAtcttgttgttgttcagttgttaagttgtgtccgactctttgggaccccatggaccacagcatgccaggcccccgtCTAACACTCACTTCCAAAGTTTGTCCAAAtttatgttcattgcctccgtgacactatctaaccatctcatcctctgccatccccttctccttttgccttccatttttcccagcatcagagtcttttctaaagagtcctcccttctcatgagatgatcagagtatttaagcttcagcatctgtccttccagttAACAGTCAGgattgatttcctgtaggattgactgatttgatcaccttgcagtccaggggactctcaaaagtcttctccaacaccataattcgaaAGTGTCTATTCTTCGGTGCTCATGATCCAGCTCTCACAGCTATACATTACAACTAGGAAAACCACAGCTTTGACCATACCGACCTTTGTTGACAAGGTGATGTCTCGgcttttaattaagttgtctaggctaactgtagctttcctcccaagaagcaatcttcttttaatttcatggctgcaatccctgtctgcagtgatcttggagcccacaACGATAGTGCTGAGCTACAGTTGATGCAGATATAAGAGATAAACATAATATAACAAGGTACAATATACAGTAATTGGATTTAAACATAGTTACCAAGAAGAAAAAATTTCTTATAACACATCCGTCATTCTTATAAGAGGTATGAAGTAGAACAAATCCGATATGCATTATCCTGAACGTTGTTATTCCAAAAGTGTACAAATAAACTCCATTGGAGAATAAATTTATCATCTGGTTCTTAACCCATCCCTTGACTCTAACCtgaactgcttggatttgcactactgCTTaatgtggtgcagatccaagtagtcccattggggctgttacagctttacccagggtaaggggaagcgattccccttgccctaggtTGATCcgcttgcagccccaatcctgccttggatgcagcacaggcctgccggcctgcctgctccagggcgggtttggattgcgccctgagataGACATGTTAATAAAGTTATTTTGCTTTAAGATTTCTCTTTTTGCAAAGATTCTCAGTTGGGCATTCCCAATGCCCATGACCTTTCCTTAGTTTGGGTattcatttcttcctcctcctggtatatcaatacaatacaatacaatacaatacaatacaatacaatacaatacaatacaatacaggtatttctataccgcctttctatgtcctcagatttctcctcggactttatccaaggcggtttatatgggcaggcaaattaaatccccgtagggatttttacaatttgaaaggttctatctttcaagaaaccacaacagtcagatgtttctttcttgatctggccgcacattctggcctccatcctcccacgctcagagcagatggaataactcgactcagcttgtcagctgcttcagggtcgcacagtgccggtggcttcgaacgggcgaccttcggatgttatcttcaggcaaatggaggctcaaccctctagaccagacctcctgctaatCTCACACAGTGTTTATGCATGATGAACCCGTCTTGTGTTTTAACTCTTTACCTGCTGGTGTTAGTTCAACAAGTCAAAGCTTTGCCCTAGTTCTCCTGGATCAGGGCTAGATGCTATTGTTTAAGCTTTTGAGAATTGTCAGTTTAAaagaactgcttttcttactgttgtagagagattgtcatgcaagggattacaggtataacctgatTATCCACAGACTTTTCACCcttggaaaaatccatggatttttctatctcaacatgatgagaagggccctttaaattaaaggaaaacagtcttttaacaatagccccctcaattcgagagagggcagccggctgacaatccatcattctctcGATAAGGcaactgacccctcccttccccctgagctggtgaaagaaaatcactttgctctgggtgaagggaggggtccctgagaagcctttctaagcacctggaaggagactgattgatggattgtctgcctgatgactctgtcttaacatcacaaaggtcagcaaggttgtttttaaattgcccagcaaagggacattgttttttaaatggatttgctttaattcggtttttgccatccatgtgagttctgggaacagaaccctcttgaataatgagactcaacctgcataTCAGATGGTACCTGATGTGAGGAAGGGACATGAAGCATATTGAACTTTGTTGTTTCAATATTGAACAAACTCTGCTTCTCAATGAATAGATTGTCCTTAAGTCTCCCTGTTCTTATattgtaatggggcaggggaggatcaGGACTAGGAGCAGGGCAGGATCAACAGAAGCAATGCATGCATATCCTATTCTCCTTCCCAGACTATTTCCACTggcacttggacttgtgccagtgacttagcaggtacaggtctgagttgacccattgctgtggctggggctttccccagggtaaggggacatttgttcccttaccttaaggcaggggtgctcaaactttcaactttagggatgttggacctttaacaagtgtatagaagagagaatttcagcaggtgcaccttgtcatctgtgggatgacacaGATCCCACAGATCTGTTatttgtcatcccacagatgacaagctgcacctgctgaaattctctcttctatacacttgttaaaggtccagcatccctaaagttgaaagtttgagcacccctgccttaaggagaCCCCTCTGGATATAGCAAAAGCCATGCTGGCCACATTGCACGGatgaatttcaataggattgggctgctcatagcCTAGGCCAAATGAATCCcagttcctttgtactcacaTAGACAGAAGCTTGTAATAatagaatgaacataagaacataagaacagccccactggatcaggccataggcccatctagtccagcttcctgtatctcacagcggcccaccaaatgccccagggagcacaccagataacaagagacctcatcctggtgctctcccctacatctggcattctgacttaacccattcctaaaatcaggaggttgtgcatacacatcatggcttgtatcccataatggatttttcctccagaaacttgtccaatccccttttaaaggcgtctaggctagacgccagcaccacatcctgtggcaaggagttccacagaccgaccacgcactgagtaaagaaatattttcttttgtctgtcctaacccgcccaacactcaattttagtggatgtcccctggttctggtattatgtgagagtgtaaagagcatctccctatccactctgtccatcccctgcataattttgtatgtctcaatcatgtcccccctcaagcgtctcttttctaggctgaagaggcccaaacgccgtagcctttcctcataaggaaggtgccctagccccgtaatcatcttagtcgctctcttttgcaccttttccatttccactatgtcttttttgagatgcggcgaccagaactggacacaa is a window from the Tiliqua scincoides isolate rTilSci1 chromosome 2, rTilSci1.hap2, whole genome shotgun sequence genome containing:
- the LOC136639001 gene encoding olfactory receptor 2AK2-like — its product is MGKENTTSWTVFLLVGLQHQKLPTIFLSVILFMFAIAVMGNGLLLFLIRTDSGLQTPMYFFLSQLSIMDLCQVLTIFPKMTVNFVTQSYGISLYGCAVQIFVTLTVGGAECFILTTMSYDRYVAICRPLQYPVLMRRKICYILSGCAWFGSSLQAMTNALYVLPLPYCKSNVIIQYFCEYPALLRLSCSDYSTYEKITYLETSLVLLIPLSIVLTSYIAILLQVLRSHSSERSHKALGTCLSHLFVKSAKVQQSQTSSPDPRPEGGSVHLSYAGKEPRGTDILNRLKFVVK